Genomic window (Palaemon carinicauda isolate YSFRI2023 chromosome 42, ASM3689809v2, whole genome shotgun sequence):
tgagttcgttcgttatgaaccttattttcgccTTTTTCCAAAACCGGGACTTTGGAtccaaggggggcccaagagtaaGAGACCTTGTTGCGTTTTAGTTTCTTCTTTGGTTTCATGATCAAAAGTTTTCTTGTTTGTCCGTcttctccttcttgtttttcttccttcacaacgactacTTTCTTGTCATCTTCAGCTGCAGTTTCACACCTTTCAACGTCACCCATTCCTTCTTTTATAAcgttttccaaatctctcttctgaagttccttcaacagtgaagagatgacatccttcgctgcggacaattctttcttcatttgatcttctatgttggtcattcgaacaatcttaccGTTCAAATTCTTTTCTCGTTTAACTTTGTTCTGCAGTTGttctcgaagaccttcgttcttctttgttattgtgaacactgcctcctttagctcatgattttgtactagagctttagaaatctccccctgcagctcttctactagactttggtgtccttggcttcttttctgatcattaaCACGATcctccatcagctctttttctagtttgattttctctagagccaattcttcaataaggaagcttcgttcctcattggattttttgagatcttcattctctgccagaaggatcgatttcagctcGTCACATGCCTCGATTTCCTTtttggccttttccagttcctcattcaactgaactattttcattgtgttttcttcatccaaagtcactttatcttcaagctcttgtttcagagcttccttctctctcacaagtGCTGATTCCATCTGATTTTGGACAtcatttttctcctgagccattttCAGCTCCGCTTTCAACTCTAGCATTGATTGATAGTAATCAGCAAGTTGATTTTCATGggcttcaatcacagcctgtttattggcaagttccttagcCATGTTCTCATTCTTTCGTCTGAGATCTTCATTCTCGGTGTGTCCGTCTGTGTGAACtgttacatctgtgttagagaCTGGTCCAGTCTgtacctgaacttctacatctctgttagagataagatgttcagtctctacctgaacgtctacatctctgttagagataagatGTTCAGTCTCTACCTGGAcgtctacatctctgttagaggtaCGATGTTCAGTCTCTACCTGAACttgtacatctctattagagaCAACACTCTCtgtgcctcctggcagcagcagctgttcctcctcgccggaaagcaGAGGATCCTTCCCGCTGATGACAGCTTCCGTCTCCTCAGAAACtccgtcgagttcctcctggtccaagacaggctcgagtgcctcactcttttcctcctcggcccagaatttcctcatcagaataccacctcccaaaatgaggcgtagtcctttcagttccatcaaccggggttgcTGGTCTTGAAAtccgtcttcggaagagggacctccaagtagatatttcttACCGTACTCgctgatagctctcaatgcgttgtttgtgaacatcttcgttgtaaaactcagaatgcagatcacttgactttgatcaggtataatttgaagaaatcgaggtaggtcctcgcagaaatatcaactccgagattgaaggaattttgaagactggagacgtcttcgttggcttcgagatagtctcctgaaactgattccgattataatttgaatgagagcgagactttgaagacgtcttcgttcgctttgggaaaaatcttcattcggtcttcaccgaaactaaCTTTCTGCTCTTGAAGACATAAGTTTGtctatattctcattttttttcccaaaacacgaatcttattccgccattgaatattcttttagtaatgtcttttccccgaaggaaatatataaaaagatagatagatagatagatagatagagatagagatagatagatagaattgtatttataagaaaaagttaaaattcttatgaggtaTGAATTaagactcggatgagaacgggatggtgtgaagccctcTGAAGACATCGTTGGTTCGAAGAAGATTCTTCTGCAAGTTTTCACCGAAGATTTCTATCTGCTCCAGTAGAAGACTTGCGTTTTTCTCCCCGgaggaaatatttgaaaatatataaaaaaaaagatcaaattaaTATAACAATCTCGTATCGAGTTCCGCCATTTTGTTTTAGTCTCTGAAAAAATAAAGATtcaagaactgaaaaaaaattactaatttatatttttatttactttcctttttctctatcgaaagatatattttttttattttttttgttcatatgaaaattaaaattcattccattattattattattattattattattattattattattattattattattttcaattattttgacgtttattaagcttatatatatatatatatatatatatatatatatatatatatatatatatatatatatatatatactttatcatcatcattatcagccgttactagttcatttcatgataaaggcttcagacatgtgtccattctcgtctgtttatggtcattctatgtcaatctatacctgcatattttcatatttcgtcaatccttcgtcttctattcctttcaGTGATTCTTTTGCAATTACTATGAACCCATTCttatattcctaatgtccatctattatttgtccttCTCATCATCATAtgacctacccatgtccatttctttttcttgcgttagaataccctctactttagtttactctcgtgtgtgtgtataatatatatatatatatatatatatatatatatatgtatatatatatatatatatatatatatatatatatatatatatatacacacacgagagtaatctaaagtagagggtattctgtatacagtatatatatatatatatatatatatatatatatatatatatatatatatatatatatatatatatatatatatatatatatatatatactggatatattatattaccaaccacaacaaatacagccatttatagtcaactgcatgacaaaagcctcagacatgtccatattcatcacCACAgtggctactgcagattggtgatggtgggatactttactcTGATTGCTTATAACAAACCAACTTTGTAAGGGCGATGTTGACTAGTCCGGGTCAAGCTATCCTCACtgggataggaatatatatatatatatatatatatatatatatatatatatatgtatatatatatgtatatatatatatatatatatatatatatgtatgtatatatatatatatatatatatatatatatatatatatatatattgtgtgtctccTCATTCTGGACGGAACGTCCCATCATGAAAATTGGGTTAATGAATTTTTCCCTCTGCCAACGGAGTTGGGAGGGGGTTATGTTTTGGCCCGTGtttttccgtttgtctgtttgtttgtttgtgaacaacttcctgggcacaattttattcatagggtagtgaaactttcagggattaattgttatgttcacaCATGGAaggcattcaattttgaaaggccgaggtcaaaggtcaaggctgagCTAAAGGTCAACTGAATTAACCCATACTATATTCGAACATGGTCATCACACGGACTTCAATTACATCTacgttgcttgccatagctaacgaatctcttctacccttacaaagaggaaagtggccactgaacaatgacagtgcagtagtaaacctcttgagtgaagaggaattgtttggtaatctcagtgctgtcaggtgtatgaggacagaggtgaatatttaaagaataggccacactattcagtgtgtgtgtgtgtgtgtgtgtgtgtgtgtgtgtgtaggcaaagggaatagtaaccgtaaccagagagaaggaaccttCCTTATTCTATCCATAGTATCGCTGCTCCTCCAAAACCTTTTCTCCCCCCCTCCCTTgcttttcattcaatattttttaatcttttctctgCCTCTTTTATCATTTCCATGTTCTGTCTCCTTCCTTTGCTCCCCTACCGCCTCTCCCTCTCTTATTCTCCCATTCTTTTTAACAAGGCAGTCGCTTATCAATTAATGGAAGGGTATCGGAAGACAACCTTTAACACAAAGGTCCAAAGAGTGAGAGAAGGTATTTCTAGAAAAGGGGGAAGCTTTGTTGACCCCCTTCATTTTACCTTTTTCATCAGTCTCCCTCATCTCCCCCTgctcctaccccctccccccctctttcACCAACAGGAGGGAGGCGTATCGGAGATCAAAGAGAaattctttggaaaatttttcgatAGAAAAATTCGCAAGTATTCGTTTACCCTCATCAGAAACTGGTCGATTGGtggaattatcttttattttataaacttaattgagtaattgattgattgatatttaCCTGGTTTAGCAACATCTAAGGTAATttatgttatttattgttattcatctCAATGCTTCAtctttttctaatgatttttttaattctATTGAGTTGTTCAATGTATGGATGTTCTTCATTTCCTCTAATTAAGTTTTTTTAGTTCACGTTTGATACGAGATTTAGTGTACTGAGGAAAGAAGAGCAATTGCCTCGGAGGTCTTAAAGAATAAGAGTTATAATTAGGAAGGTTTTATGTTCAGACCGTTTAATAAATGATGCAATTTGAAGGGGACTTTGAAGCATAGATAGATTTATATGAATCATGTTGAAGAAACTTAAttttacctttccatattattattattattattattattattattattattattattattattattattattattattattatcattattattattgctttctaagctacaaccctagttggaaaagctagatgctagaagcccagggtctCTAAAATAGAgaacaggccagtgaggaaaggaaataagagaattaataaacaattaaaatgaaatatttaagaacagtaacaacaattagaataaacatttcatatataatctaaaaaaTACTTCaacgaaaaaagaggaagagaaataagatagaatagtgtgcccgagagtaccctcaagcaagagaattctaccccaagacagcggaaaaccataggagagagagagagagagagagagagagagagagagagagagagagagagagagagagagagagagagagagagggagagattgatttgaggttttctggcatcctaactatgagagagagagagagatttgaggttttctggcatcctaactatgagagagagagagagagagagagagagagagagagagagagagagagagagagagagagagagagagcgagcttatcAAATTACGGGCAATAGTTTCTTCCTTATCGATTACACATCTGTCGTAGAGAATTAGtagataaataaagaagaaataacatTGTTaactggagaatctctctctctctctctctctctctctctctctctctctctctctctctctctctctctcacctttgccACTTTCCCTCATTAGCTAATGACATACTGTTTGCATCTTAATTTGCTAATAGACAATTGTGTTTCATTTAGGTTGTCTTAATGGGGAAACCAGGGGATAACTGGGGTTTGGGGAGGTGGTTGGGGAAGAAAGGGATGCTGGGGAAGGGGGGGAGGTTgacgttgggggggggggaagagaagaTAGTGTAATTGGGGGGATTAGATGATGGTGGAAATATGTTTAGGAGACAATGTTCAAATTTCTCTTAATatcaaatcgattttttttttattttttttttaatgtttgcaacctcagcatccttgtgagctgaggatataGGGTCTGGGGAATCCTATATGTTAgcctgatgagttatcagcagttactctctggccctccctggtttcaGCTAGGGTGGACAGTTGCTTGAGAgctgatgatatgcatatatagtcagtctctagggcattattgctatcccttgcttttgccattcatgggtAGCCTTCAAACCTGAAACCTCTATGTCGTGTTTTTATAACGCCTGGCAATGTATTACATTGGTAGAATTTTACTGATGAAAATAGAAGCAATTGCTATTATTGAGAGGTCAAGTCTTGTGTCACTTTTATTTTGGGGGTTAAAGAATTGCTGGTGGGTTTAATGTAAAGTAAGATTtatattttaaaagtaagtaaTTTAATCTTCATTTTCAGGTCTTGGTGCATTTCCTTACCTTACGCTCCTAACTCCTATATTCAAAttaatccccctttttttttacaaGGCAGAACGATAAACCCCTTCTTTTATCCGGTCTCCGGATCCTTCAGGAGGCTGGGATAGATTTCATAACTTAAACTATTGATTGATAGGATGACATTTTTAGCCCAATTTAACCACGAATGGTCGGCAGACCTTAAACCTAACTttgggttgattattattattattattattattactattattattattattattattattattattattattattattattattattattattaatgataatgtttttattattattattattattattattattattattattattttactgattcGTAGAGGGAatgaacaaaaaaattatttaaaattgatACTCATATCAATTGATTGCGCAAGTTAATAGCTTAGGGTAATTAATGAAAGACatttaattattaaagaaatatttggtttgatgtataatttttttattttaatgcaatatatatactgtatatgtgtgtatactatatgtatacacgcacatatatatcgatgtatatatatatatatatatatatatatatatatatatatatatatatatatatatatataatgtatatgtatatatatatatatatatatatatatatgaatcagagaaagagaggtaatgaataaaagatatttagttacgcattaaatatttcttttcctgTATAATCTGTTAATTTGAATGTAAtttacatatgtgtctatatagtatatatatatatatatatatatatatatatatatatatatatatatatatatatatatatatatatatatatatatatatatatatatgtgtgtgtgtgagagagagagagagagagagagagagagagagagagagagagagagagagagagagagagagagagagagagagagagagagagagagagagagagagagattttggaacggACATTTCACATTTTATGAGAGGAGGAAAGAATGTGTTGATGATATCAGTCATAAATGTAAACTatctttttgtttacattttctggcactcattcattcctcattttttttttctacaggtaAGCTCGGTCGACCAACCGAAGTCTTAAGTAGGTAAGAGGGGTTTAAGTCAGCTTTTGAAAATTTTTGAACCATCCAAGACACTGTGAGTCTCCTTTTTCAAATCAGGTCATCTTTATCTATGTGTATTTTATGTTTGCTCTTACTGTTCCTCTTGAAGATATGTGAAATGCAGTAGAAACCGGTCAGCATTCATGCTTTGATTTTGGGGGTTCCTagtattttacaataatatatatatatatatatatatatataatatatatatatatatatatatatatatatacacacatatatatcctattatcatgttcaaatagaaataaatctatacCTTTTAATACGATCTAACCGTAGTCtttcaatatgaggtagaaatttatttatatatgtatgtatatacgatatatatatatatatatatatatatatatatatatatatatgtatatatatatatatatatatatatatatataattatatattttattcggCCTTCGAATAAGGCACTATTTTTGTATGTATGCCATTAGTGTCAATATCCCTCGACCAATTTGCAAATAAAACCATAATTAGATACATTTTGTCATAAACAAACTATTTAAAGAAAGCAATTAGCCTATATCAATTATGCAATTaccaaaaataaatttacatttaatgtttttttccgaTATTGTAGGCGTAAGTGCAATGAGACTTCTGTTTGATGTATTTTTCTGGAAGATTTTTCACTGCTGGTAGAATTATAATCTAGAACTCGCAAATATGATAGAAACATaaactagagcgcagacctccggcgcagaagcttatttctcgacattttgttaGACATGGACCTTTGAATTTAACGTATATTAATTGGCATGGCTTTTCATGAGCTTGAATTTGAACCCAGTTTAAAGTCCCTGTGACACCGTTGTCcgaacttatagctgattacgtgaattggacatttcgcttgactgtgaccgtgactttTGACATTGATCTTCCAAAACTtagtcatttccagcattttacataacagttgatcactgcaagtttcattactctaccttaAACCTTGGTgacctcagcggtcaccaatgtagcagcagtagaggataacggggagggtgggatGTGTCCCTGATGTGTTATactcatataagatatatatatatatatatatatatatatatatatatatatatatatatatatatatatatatatatatacaatctcaagcaagctggaatggaattttgagtgatctttttcaTTCGAATTGGTCGCAATGGTATAAAAGTATTGAACCTGTTGTTTTCCTGAATAAGAATCTGGTTGAAATAATTTATATGTTCATCCTTTCTTATTTGTgaaaataccgagtgaaagacaaaccctggttcattgATGGTTgaagatgtgcttatttggagaagcaggaggcccataatctttggaagtgtaacagatcagatttgagttggaataactatactcagctaagaggtgTTGTTCAGAGAGTGCATGCTTcaacaaaaaaggaaaacaatttaaccataaaagaaaccctttctggtacaacccaggaacgcaAATGATGGGCTACCCTTGAATTTGCGCTATCTGATGTAGACTTAACATTCCACTTTTATTTACACCCAATGGCTAAGTTTTGGCGGATGTGTTTACTTACCTACTTTGATGgcttcttttccggtcccatacagcaggggaatcccattctctacaggacctccactgtcgttttaccttgttcgttcagagtatttaatatttcatatcacatattgttcatttactgttaaatcgtcactgtcaaaagactcatgaaataagaaagtcttcagtttcctcttgaaagccttaatgtctgcaatcattcgaatgtttcgtgggagcttattatatagtctcggggccacatatttaaaggctctggagcctaaagtagacatatatctaggtttgacagtaagcagaataataggaaactcaatcttcctcattcctgttttcctgaggctaaactaaccagtttagtttttcggtcctgtgaaattaaaacactctatgtaccttgatgcttatagatgtgtagacccaaatggcattttccatttttttaaagaCCACTTATTTCTTAGCTCCAATTTGCCTGTTatctttcgcaagttagcaagaagaggttctttttgcaatTGTTGGAgtgttggtaatgttactccactaagtaAGTGTTTATGGTAGCTCCAGGCTACTTATTACTGCCAAGTTTCCATAACTCCtatgttatttaaagtttttgaaagtcttttggcaaagcgtctaaataggtttgctgaaggtaaccatctGTTCCGTAGTtcgcaatttggcttttgcaaagggcttggagcatgtgatgcccttcttacattttccaatgttgtacagaaatcccttgattgcagtCAGGTAGTTCATGTAATTAactttgattttagtactgccattgaccatgttaatcatgaggccattgttttcaaactcaaacagttgggagtaggtaagATTTTTCTTAGCCTCAtcattgaattcttaagtaatagattgcaaagtgttgttgtcgatgggcaccatattgagtataggaatttaatatctggtgttcatgagggtagtgttcttggcttattacatacatataccaaggcacttcccccaattttggggggtatccgaccacaaataaatgaaacaaaaaaggggacctctcctctctacgttcctcccagcctgacaagggacccaaccgagttctgCCGacactgctagggtgacacaggcCCCCCTCCCCcgccatccaccacagatgaagcttcataatgctgaatccccttctgctgctacctccgaggtcatccaaggcaccggaggaaacagcagggcctaccggaactgcgtcacaatcgctcgccattcattcctatttctagcacgctctcttgcctctctcacatctatcctcctatcacccagagctttcttcactccatccatccacccaaaccttggccttcctcttgtacttctcccatcaactcttgcattcatcaccttctttagcagacaaccattttccactctcaacatggccaaaccacctcaacacattcatatccactctagctgctaactcatttcttacacccgttctcacccttactacttcgttcctaaccctatctattcgagatacaccagccatactccttagacacttcatctcaaacacattcaatttctgtctctccgtcactttcattccccacaactccgatccatacatcacagttggtacaatcactttctcatacagaactttctttacattcatgcccaaccctctattttttactactcccttaactgcccccaacactttgcatccttcattcactctctgacgtacatctgcttccactccaccatttgctgcaacaacagaccccaaatacttaaactgatccacctcctcaagtaactctccattcaacatgacattcaaccttgcaccgccTTCCCTTCCCgaacatttcataaccttactcttacccacattaactctcaacttccttctctcacacacacacccttccaaattctgtcactaatcgtccaagcttctcttcctcgtctgcaaccagtacagtatcatccgcaaacaacaactgatttacctcccattcatggtcattctcgtctaccagtttcaatcctcgtccaagcactcgagcattcacctctctcaccactccatcaacatacaagttgaacaaccacggtgacatcacacatccctgtctcagacccactctcaccaaatgctcaattcatttcctatcctaacacatgctttactacctttgtagaaacttttcactgcttgcaaaaaccttccaccaactccatatagcctcatcagattccaaattgcttccctatcatctctatcatgcgctttctccagatccgtaaatgcaacatacacctccttaccttttgctaaatatttctcgcatatctgcctaactgtaaaaatctgattcatacaacccctacctcctctaaaactaccctgtacttctaagattgcattctctgttttatccttaatcctattaatcagtactctaccatacactttcccaactacactcaacaaactaatactccttgaattacaacactcatgcacatctcccttacccttatatagtggtacaatacacgcacaaacccaatctactggtaccattgacaaaaaaaaaaaaaaaagaaaacacatattaaacaatctcaccaaccattcaagtacagtcacacccccttccttcaacatctcagctctcacaccatccataccagatgcttttcctactatcgtttcatctagtgctctcctcacttcctctattgtaatctctctcttattctcatctcccatcaccggcacctcaacacctgcaacagcaattatatctgcctccctattatcctcaacattcagtaaactttcaaaatattccgcccaccttttccttgcctcctctccttttaacaaccttccatttccatctttcactgtctcttcaattcttgaaccagccttccttactctcttcacttctttccaaaaattcttcttattctcttcatatgaacgacccaatccctgaccccaccttggcttattactttttataatatatacacatgacacgtggtttggcctagaaaacaagctcgttgcatatgcagatgatgctactctctttgcctcaattccatctcttgaatgtacatCTGTGGTgtttgaatcccttaatatagatctagctaaattagtgcatggtggaaattatggggcatgaagctgaatcctaacaaaactcaaaatattattgtaagtaggtcgaagacatggggctcctgaacatccagatctatgcattgataatgttttttttatttataaaaaaaactcctttaagattttaggtgtgattttttattgcaaatttacttttgagaaacactttcgctctgtttcttcttcaattacacaaaaaaaaattggctcattgaaaAAGTGATCAGTCTGacatgaagaagttttttaattctttcattctaccctgttccgagtattattctcctgtctgattTTTATCTACTAAACCTCTTCCTAATTTATTGGAAAAACTTACAttctattagatttttttattcttGAACTTTATAGTAATCTCTGGCCCCAATGTTAAGTTACTTGTTTATGCAtgtgttatggtcagctatatcaaaacgtggATTATTTAAAATCTGCTTCACTGCCTTATGCCCTTAATAATTGATTTAGTATGAATTATGGCAAAACTGTAATAATTGCTGGCAAACATAACAGTAACTGTATTAAGTATatgcaatattttacaagattctcAAAATACTCAATTCACCTATTGATGATAATTTATAGAAATTCTTAGTAATGTTATACAGGCCTTAGATTAAATAAATCTCTATGAAGTGACATTCAGATGATGACGAAACTCAGTGCCAGATTTTGAAGGATTTTCCAGGATGTAGTTTCAAATGTAAATGATAATCAGGAACCcagcttctgatgatattcagTCTTCCAAGATCTCCTTGGATGATTTTCTTTGTAGCGTTGTAAATGAATTATAAAATTCAGgataatatttcggtagagtcccacccagccattaccacttgccagaacataggagcttgatgtttttcttttttcgcgagcgaagcgagcacacGACGCAGCAAAAACCAATGGATTTAGGTAATATTTCAATAGTGTccttaatggtttttgctccacctTGCACTCGTTTCACtcgcgaaaaaaaagaaaaacatcaagctcctatgtatcGGAAAgcggtaatggctgggtgggactctaccgaaatattaccaaaTTCAGTATTATCAGAGGTGCCACTAATTGTCTCCACAAAAGGAGCCTTATCCTAACGACGGCTGAAAATAGTCTCTCCTCCTAACATGTCACACATTCTCTTATATGCGCCATAGATGTTTACTCGAAAGTTCATGATGGACTCTAGAATTTTCAAGGCTAAATTATATCATGCAATACGTACGCCTGGCGAAGCAGAATGAACTGCGAGAAATCGCCAGTAACCCTTGTTCTACAATACAATGACATTtttgagttacaaatcattacatatctgaccatcctttgtattttgATCTAACCAGACTACAATCCTGTACCTAgtactatactcgatttttttttaatgagggg
Coding sequences:
- the LOC137633157 gene encoding early endosome antigen 1-like; protein product: MFTNNALRAISEYGKKYLLGGPSSEDGFQDQQPRLMELKGLRLILGGGILMRKFWAEEEKSEALEPVLDQEELDGVSEETEAVISGKDPLLSGEEEQLLLPGGTESVVSNRDVQVQVETEHRTSNRDVDVQVETEHLISNRDVDVQVETEHLISNRDVEVQVQTGPVSNTDVTVHTDGHTENEDLRRKNENMAKELANKQAVIEAHENQLADYYQSMLELKAELKMAQEKNDVQNQMESALVREKEALKQELEDKVTLDEENTMKIVQLNEELEKAKKEIEACDELKSILLAENEDLKKSNEERSFLIEELALEKIKLEKELMEDRVNDQKRSQGHQSLVEELQGEISKALVQNHELKEAVFTITKKNEGLREQLQNKVKREKNLNGKIVRMTNIEDQMKKELSAAKDVISSLLKELQKRDLENVIKEGMGDVERCETAAEDDKKVVVVKEEKQEGEDGQTRKLLIMKPKKKLKRNKVSYSWAPLGSKVPVLEKGENKVHNERTQEEKIQNN